A genomic region of Trifolium pratense cultivar HEN17-A07 linkage group LG3, ARS_RC_1.1, whole genome shotgun sequence contains the following coding sequences:
- the LOC123915252 gene encoding uncharacterized protein LOC123915252, which yields MNHQQPLEEDTIMEIKETDMLSPTGDSETTFRTAHFLKPIANSIHELNYNHFNFNPSSSSSGFEPKKGSFKIRFNGWRYPQTKWDRWVDQLKPKYESVWKKAGIFEPIMSTKSHIMKNQDLVYGVVEKWCSETNTFVFPFGEATITLEDVLVLGGYSLFGHPVFTSLEDQKMKEVEQKLIIARQERTTNCQTPSTSMWMDIFIGRGSDIEHEAFLATWLSIFVFPHKYHVVKSCLFPIAILLARGNPIALAPAVLASLYKDLSLFKKQIVNFKKFPDKFPLVLDVNLQSPFYLVQVWVWERFKNLQPQPNLINNGDHVLLRWQEVKPLNIKNVRMELDSAVDDFIWRPYVRYADKCRMFYPNEEILVPLKEDLMDEQMRSFVICLRVSELVGFESIEQYLPHRVAMQFGLDQDVPGYVSRSNATKAIAWKNYSRPLSDSDKSLYFPSRFFVADVTLRYANWWKKLVSPPQGFAKNVVPQKRSGTSSSECRPHSKVPLEFPLPKLVSCTAVTYGKSCGDDSKTSKGDNIVSDDVSSNFVPKLLKTIPSESSVPDGLKVGENIDADAPSSLPPKQNILTPLMSSENCKHELEDVEFKEVNESKEADCQMTEAANPGLKKKAILIYVKESQQNLKKELADLRIEWKVDALKPLDRNGFQENMEFLAEILLLSLLYHLNLVNLVEL from the exons ATGAATCATCAACAACCATTGGAAGAAGATACCATCATGGAAATCAAGGAAACTGACATGCTTTCACCTACTGGTGACAGTGAAACAACATTCAGAACTGCCCATTTTCTCAAACCTATTGCAAACTCCATTCATGAACTTAACTACAATCACTTTAACTTTAAcccatcatcatcttcttctggTTTTGAACCAAAGAAAGGGTCTTTCAAAATCCGTTTCAATGGGTGGCGTTACCCACAAACCAAATGGGATAGGTGGGTTGATCAACTTAAGCCCAAGTATGAATCAGTGTGGAAGAAAGCTGGAATCTTTGAACCTATAATGAGTACTAAGAGCCACATAATGAAAAATCAAGACTTGGTTTATGGGGTTGTTGAGAAATGGTGTTCTGAGACAAATACATTTGTGTTTCCATTTGGTGAAGCAACAATCACTTTGGAGGATGTTTTGGTTTTGGGAGGTTACTCTCTCTTTGGTCATCCTGTTTTCACATCACTTGAAGATCAGAAAATGAAAGAGGTGGAGCAAAAGCTCATCATTGCAAGACAGGAGAGGACTACAAACTGTCAGACACCTTCAACATCAATGTGGATGGATATTTTCATTGGTAGAGGGAGTGACATTGAACATGAAGCATTTCTTGCTACTTGGttgtcaatttttgtttttcctcaTAAATACCATGTGGTGAAAAGTTGTTTGTTTCCTATTGCTATTCTTCTTGCTAGAGGGAATCCTATTGCTTTGGCACCTGCTGTGTTGGCTAGCTTATATAAAGATTTGAGTTTGTTCAAGAAAcaaattgttaattttaaaaaatttcctgATAAATTTCCCTTGGTATTGGATGTTAATCTACAATCACCCTTTTACTTGGTTCAAGTTTGGgtttgggagaggttcaaaaaTTTGCAACCACAACCCAATTTGATCAACAATGGAGACCATGTATTGTTGAGGTGGCAGGAGGTTAAGCCGTTGAATATTAAGAATGTAAGGATGGAATTAGATTCAGCTGTGGATGATTTTATTTGGCGTCCTTATGTTCGATATGCTGATAAGTGTAGAATGTTTTATCCTAATGAAGAAATTTTGGTACCATTAAAGGAAGATTTGATGGATGAACAAATGCGTTCATTTGTTATATGCTTGAGAGTTTCTGAGCTAGTTGGGTTTGAATCTATAGAGCAATATCTACCACATAGAGTTGCTATGCAATTTGGATTGGATCAAGATGTTCCTGGTTATGTGTCTAGATCCAATGCGACTAAAGCCATTGCTTGGAAAAATTACAGCAGACCCTTATCCGATTCTgataaaagtttatattttcCATCTAGATTTTTTGTGGCTGATGTTACCTTGCGTTATGCAAATTGGTGGAAGAAATTGGTATCACCTCCTCAGGGTTTTGCTAAGAATGTTGTTCCACAGAAGAGAAGTGGAACAAGTTCATCAGAATGTAGACCTCATTCTAAGGTTCCACTTGAGTTTCCTCTTCCTAAACTTGTTAGTTGCACTGCTGTTACTTATGGAAAATCTTGTGGTGATGATTCAAAAACTAGCAAGGGAGATAATATTGTTAGTGATGACGTTTCTTCTAATTTTGTTCCTAAACTTCTGAAAACTATACCCTCCGAAAGTTCTGTTccagatggtttgaaagttGGTGAAAATATTGATGCTGATGCTCCTTCAAGTTTACCACCAAAACAGAACATTCTGACTCCTTTGATGTCTTCTGAGAATTGTAAGCATGAGTTGGAAGATGTTGAGTTTAAAGAAGTAAATGAGAGCAAAGAAGCAGACTGTCAAATGACAGAAGCTGCGAATCCGGGACTCAAGAAGAAAGCTATATTGATTTATGTGAAGGAATCACAGCAGAACTTGAAGAAAGAGTTAGCCGACTTGAGA ATTGAATGGAAG GTTGATGCTTTGAAGCCACTTGATAGAAATGGATTTCAAGAGAACATGGAATTTCTTGCAGAGATTTTGCTTTTGAGTCTTTTATACCACCTTAATCTTGTCAATTTAGTAGAATTATAG
- the LOC123917175 gene encoding serine/threonine-protein phosphatase 7 long form homolog yields the protein MIYQQSFKSTIMEVREDSMTSLVAHKEPTFRTAHFLKPIANSIHDELNLNNFNNLNPSSSSCPVFEPKEGSLKINFNGWCYPNPKWVMWVDQLKLKYESVWKKAGIFEAIMSTKSHIMKNQDLVYGVVEKWCSETNTFVFPFGEATITLEDVMVLGGYSLFGSPISKPLKDQEMKEVEKKLKLARSQLYKTKSGAPRTSLWMNNFIDCNDSEIEHEAFLATWLSIFVFPHKKMFVKSCLFPIAIHLARGNTIALGPSVLASLYKDLSLFKKQIVDLKKCTDKFPFVLDVNVQSPFYLVQVWVWERFKNLQPQPKLINNGDPLLLRWDMVKALKIKNVRLALDSATDYFIWRPYVRYNGMFYPNDEILLALKKDLDKKILSFVICLRVSELVGFECIEQYLPHRVAMQFGIDQDVPVCVPRLNNTKTIAWKNYCRPLSDTSLYFPSRFSKADVTTRYAKLWKRSASSTKCSPPNAEIPPDFPPPKLVGTVTFGKPCDYGSKTRKGDNIVDDDVPPAFFPTFWNTMPFENSVVEDCNHVLEDVQFNDGDENIETWFSNDKICVDIVADVPSRLMLSDNSLEDGLNAERNIDADTPSSLPPSDCQSEIRTENYSYLSEESIAEFEQRISRLERMRKELKKARLLH from the exons ATGATTTATCAACAATCATTCAAAAGTACCATCATGGAGGTAAGGGAAGATTCCATGACTTCACTAGTTGCTCATAAAGAACCAACTTTTAGAACTGCCCATTTTCTCAAACCTATTGCAAACTCCATTCATGATGAACTTAACCTCAATAACTTTAACAACCTTaacccttcttcttcttcttgtccTGTTTTTGAACCAAAGGAAGGATCtttgaaaatcaatttcaaTGGGTGGTGCTACCCAAACCCCAAATGGGTTATGTGGGTTGATCAACTTAAGCTCAAGTATGAATCAGTGTGGAAAAAAGCTGGAATCTTTGAAGCTATTATGAGTACTAAGAGCCACATAATGAAAAATCAAGACTTGGTTTATGGGGTTGTTGAGAAATGGTGTTCTGAGACAAATACATTTGTGTTTCCATTTGGTGAGGCAACAATCACTTTGGAAGATGTTATGGTTTTGGGGGGTTACTCTCTATTTGGTTCTCCTATTTCTAAACCACTTAAAGATCAAGAAATGAAAGAGGTTGAAAAGAAATTGAAACTTGCCAGAAGTCAGCTTTATAAGACTAAATCAGGTGCGCCTAGAACATCGTTATGGATGAATAATTTCATTGATTGTAATGATagtgaaattgaacatgaaGCATTCCTTGCTACATGGttgtcaatttttgtttttcctcataaaaaaatgtttgtgaAAAGTTGTTTGTTTCCTATTGCTATTCATCTTGCTAGAGGAAATACTATTGCTCTAGGACCTTCTGTTTTGGCTAGCTTATATAAGGATTTGAGTTTGTTCAAGAAACAAATTGTTGATTTGAAAAAATGTACTGATAAATTTCCATTTGTGTTGGATGTTAATGTACAATCACCCTTTTACTTGGTTCAAGTTTGGgtttgggagaggttcaaaaaTTTGCAACCACAACCCAAGTTGATCAACAATGGAGACCCTTTATTGTTGAGGTGGGACATGGTTAAGGCCTTGAAAATTAAAAACGTGAGGTTGGCATTAGATTCGGCTACCGATTATTTTATTTGGCGTCCGTATGTTAGATATAATGGAATGTTTTATCCAAATGATGAAATTTTGCTAGCACTTAAGAAGgatttggataaaaaaattcTCTCATTTGTTATATGCTTGAGAGTTTCTGAGCTAGTTGGATTTGAATGTATAGAGCAATATCTTCCACATAGAGTTGCTATGCAATTCGGAATCGATCAAGATGTTCCAGTTTGTGTGCCTAGGTTAAATAACACTAAAACCATTGCTTGGAAAAATTACTGCAGACCCTTATCTGATACAAGTTTATATTTCCCATCTAGATTTTCTAAGGCTGATGTAACCACACGTTATGCAAAGTTATGGAAGAGAAGTGCTAGTTCAACAAAATGTAGTCCTCCTAATGCTGAGATTCCACCTGATTTTCCTCCCCCTAAACTTGTTGGCACTGTTACTTTTGGAAAGCCTTGTGATTATGGTTCAAAAACTAGAAAAGGTGATAatattgttgatgatgatgttccTCCGGCTTTTTTCCCCACATTTTGGAATACTATGCCCTTTGAAAATTCTGTTGTTGAGGACTGTAACCATGTCTTGGAAGATGTTCAGTTTAATGATGGAGATGAGAACATAGAAACATGGTTTTCAAATGACAAAATCTGCGTTGATATTGTTGCTGATGTTCCTTCTAGGTTAATGCTCTCTGATAACTCTCTTGAAGATGGTCTGAATGCTGAAAGAAATATTGATGCTGATACTCCTTCAAGCTTACCTCCAAGTGACTGCCAATCTGAGATTCGAACTGAAAACTACAGCTATTTATCTGAAGAAagcatagcggaatttgaacaaagaATTAGCCGACTCGAGAGAATGCGTAAAGAACTGAAGAAGGCCAG GTTGTTGCACTGA